The window tggggtgctgtgggacacTGTGGGGTGCtgtgtggggctgtggggctgctgtgGAGCACcatagggtgctgtggggtgatGTGGGACacagtggggtgctgtggggtgccgTGGGACACagtggggtgctgtgggacacAGTGGGGTGTTGTGGGACACCCCGGGCTGCCGTGGGTCTGGCGCAGGACACCAGTGgctgctgtggggtgctgggggcggATGTTTGGGTGCCACAGGACACGGTGGGGTGccttggggtgctgtggggtgccaCGGGACACCAGTGGCCGCTGtgtggggctgctgtggggcgccacggggtgctgtggggtgacgTGGAGCACAATAGGGTGCTGTGGGACATCCAGGGCTGCCGTGGGTCTGTCACAGGACACCGGTGGCcgctgtggggtgctgtgggatgCCACGGGACACCGCTGGCCACtgtgtggggctgtggggctACTGTGGGACAAGATGCGTGCCGTGGGGTCTTGGTGGGAGACCGTGGACTGCCACGGGACACcgtggggtgctgtgggacaccgtggggtgctgtggggctgccaCGGGGTGTTACGGAGTGCTGTGGGACACAATGGGGTGATGTGGGACACCCCGGGCTGCTGTGGGTCTGGCGCAGGGCGCCAGTGGCcactgtggggtgctgtggggctaCTGAGGGATGCCACGGGTGGCTGCTGGGGTGCCACGGGCCGCcgtggggtgctgtgggacacCGTGGGCTACCGTGGGGCTGCCGAGGGACACCACGGGCCGCCGCGGAGCGCCACGGGGCTGCCACGGGACTCCACGGGCCGCCGTGGGGTGCCGTGGGGGCATCAGGGGCTGCCGTGGGGCACGACGGGCCGCGGTGAGGCGCCGCGAACCGCCGTGGGTCGCCGTGGGGCCGTGCCCGCCCCCCACCCGGGGCCGTGCGACAGGAATTCCGCTAGTTCTGAACTATTTACGTTGGCAAAAAGCTCACTACTAGCAGAACTCGGCcgcgcggcccccccccccgccaccacgGGCCGGCtccaggggggacacggggacccccccaccccacgcagAGGCAGAGGCTGCATCTCCAGCGTTTAATGCCGTGGGGTAcagcggggcgaggggggggggtgtatgtACAACACAGCAGTGGGGCTGCCCCACGGCGGGCGGACGAGCCacgtgcgcggcggcggcggccccccccccccccctccggcacCCCACCGCCCGGGGAGCCCCACGCCGCCCCGGGGTGGGGGAGAtgtggtctggggggggggggggggggtgggggtccgaGCCCACCGTGGGGCGAACGCCCGTGGGGCAGAGGCGGCCGTGGGGCGGCCTACGCGGGCGAGACCTGGctggaggagacggaggagacctGGGTGGCCTGCGAGGATCCCGAGACGTCGTCCTCGTCCCCGAAGGGGCTCTTCCCGCAGAACACCAGCTTCAGCATGCAGGAGCGGAACTGGGGAGGGGGATGGCGTCACTCCCCCCGCCGCtgtcacacacccccccccgccccgacagcgtccccccccccgtcACCAGGCACGCTGCCCGGATGTCGCTGGGCTCTTACTGGGGTGTCACTGGGGCGTTATTGGGGCATCTGCAGTGGGTCACTGGGGCGTGTTACTGGGGTGTCACCGGGGAGTTACTGGGGTGTCGCCAGGGGGTCACTGGGGCGTGTTTTTAGGCCGTCACTGGTCCCTTACTGGGGTGTCACTGGGGGTTACTGGGGTGTGTTACTGGGGTGTCACTGTGGAGTTACTGGGGTGTCGCCAGGGGGTCACTGGGGCGTGTTTTTAGGCCGTCACTGGTCCCTTACTGGGATGTCACTGGGGGTTACTGGGGTGTGTTACTGGGGTATCACTGGGGCGTTTTACTGGGGAGTTATTGGGGTATCACCAGGGGGTGACTGGGGCGTTATTGGGGTGTCACCGAGGGGTCACTGGGGCGTGTTACTGGGGTATCACTGGGGAGTTATTGGGGTGCCGCCAGGGGGTCACTGGGGCGTGTTCTTAGGCCATTACTGGTCCCTTACTGGGGTGTCACTGGGCGTTACTGGGGTGTGTAACTGAGGTATAACTGGGGTGTGTTATTGGGGTGTCACTGGGGAGTTATTGGGGTGTCCCCAGGGGGTCACTGGAGCATCACTGGGGCGTGTTACTGGGCTGTGTTACTGGGGGGTTACTGCGATGTTACTGGGGTGTCACCAGGGGGTCACTGGAGCGTTACTGGGGTGTCACCAGGGGGTCACTGGGGCGTGTTACTGGGGTGTCACTGGGGGGCGTTACTGGAGCATCCCTGGGATGTTATTGGGGTGTCACCAGGGGGTCACTGGGGTGTCAGTGGGGGGGGGGTTATTGGGGTGTCACTGGAGCATCCCCGGGGGTCACTGGGGCGTGTTACTGGGGTGTCACTGGGGGGCGTTACTGGAGCATCCCTGGGATGTTATTGGGGTGTCACCAGGGGGTCACTGGGGTGTCAGTGGGGGGGGGGTTATTGGGGTGTCACTGGAGCATCCCCGGGGGTCACTGGGGCGTGTTACTGGAGCATCCCTGGGATGTTATTGGGGTGTCACTGGGGCATTACCAGGGTCACCGGGGTGCGTTACTGGGCCGTGTTACTGGGCCATCACCGGGCCGTCCCCGGGCGACCTGGCCggtgcccccacccccccaccccgaggccCCTCTAACCCCCCGGCTGCTGCCCCCACCTGCTTGTTCATGAAGACGTAGATGACGGGGTTGTAGACGGTGGAGGCCTTGGAGAAGACGGAGGGGATGGAGGCCAGCCCCACGTCGAAGGGCTGGCCCCGGTGCGTCACCACCCAGAGGGCGAAGGCCGAGTAGGGCGCCCAGCAGATGAGGAAGCCCagcaccatcaccaccaccatctTGGTCACCTCCCGCTCCGCCTTCTGCGTCGTGGCCGACTGCTCCTGCTGCTTCGCCACCTGCGGGGGGACCGACGACGGCGCTCAGGGGGCCGCGAGGACCCGCGGGGAACCGTCGTCTCTATAGGGTGTCCGTGCgcgtgccccccccccggggacctgCCGTCGCTATAGGGTCCCCTCTGACCCGCGGGGAACCGCCAGCCCTATAGGGTCGCCCTGGGGAATGGACATCTCCGTCGGGTCCCTTCTGACCCACAGGGAACTGTCGTCTCTATAGGGTCGCCCTGGGGAATGGACATCTCTGTCGGGTCCCCTCTAGCCCATGGGGAACCACCATCTCTATAGGGTGTCCATCGTCCCCCCCAGGGATCTGCCATTGCTATAGGGTCCCCTCTGACCCACAGGGAACTGCCATCGCTATAGGGTTACCCTGGGGAACGGTCATCGCTATAGGGTCCCCTCTGACCCACAGGGAACTGTCATGTCTATAGGGTGTCCATCATCTGTCCCCCCAGGGACCTGCCGTCACTATAGGGTCCCCTCCGACCTGTGGAGAACCATCATCTCTATAGGGTGTCCATCGTCCCCCCCAGGGACCTGCCATCGCTATAGGGTCCCCTCTGACCCGTGGGGAACCGCCATCGCTATAGGGTCACCCTGGGGAACGGTCATCTCCGTTGGGTCCCCTCCGACCCACGGGGAACCGTCATGTCTATAGGGTGTCCATCATCTGTCCCCCCCAGGGACCTGCCGTCACTATAGGGTCCCCTCCGACCCGTGGAGAACCATCATCTCTATAGGGTGTCCATCATCCCCCCAGGGACCTGCCATCGCTATAGGGTCCCCTCTGACCCGTGGGGAACCGCCATCGCTATAGGGTCGCCCTGGGGAACGGTCATCGCCATTGGGTCCCCTCTGACCCATGGGGAACCATTGTCTCTATAGGGTGTCCATCCCCCCCCAAGGGACCTGCCATCGCTATAGGGTCCCCTCTGACCCACGGGGAACCGCCAGCCCTATAGGGTCACCCCAGGGAACGGCCACCCCTCTAGGGtcacccctgtcccccccccaaccaccccatGGGCGGCTGCTTCCCCTCCCGCCTCCGCATTCCCCCAATAAAGCCGGTGCCCGTGCcccctgccccgtgtcctccttggcaggggtggggggattttggggggggtggggtgggtttacCGCGCGCAGGGTGAGAAGCAGGCGCCCGTAGGAGAAGATGATGATGGCGAGGGGCACGccgaagcagaagcagaagaggaagatgacGTAGGACTCGTTGTTCCACTTGTTGTTGGAGGTGTACCAGTCGGGGCCGCAGGAGCACTGCAGCCCCTCGGGGAtgtacctggggggggggcggggaaggacACGGTCACGCCTCACGCCAACTGCCTCCCGCGCCCCCCCTCCCATCTTCCTCCAAATCCCGGGGAACCCCCGGACCTGCTCCAGCCGAAGAGGGGGGGCACGGAGGCGACGAGGCCGAAGATCCAGGTGGCGGCGCAGCCCAGGACGGCGTGGCTGCCCCGGAAGGTGAAGTTGCCCAGGGGCTTGCAGATCACCAGGAACCGCTCGAAGGCCACCACCGCCAGCGACCAGAGGCTCACcatgcctggggggggggcggacagaggggacagaggggacGCCGCTGCCCCGTGCCACCCACCCCACGCGGCCCCGGGACGTGGGCGGGGTCCCGCTGCCACCGCGCGCCGGGTCCCGCGCGCCCGACGTCCCCCATGGCACGGTGTCCCCGTACTTTGTGTCCCCTCGCACCCGACGTCCCCATGTCCTCATCTCCCCAACGTCCCCGTGCCACGGTGTCCCTCTGCCCCGCGTCCCACACACCTGATGTCCCCATGCCCAGCGTCCCCATGACCCAGTGTCCTTCTACCCCATGTCCCAGAACCCCAACGTCCCCAACGTCCTGGTGTCCCACTTGCCCAACGTCCCCGTACCCAACGTCCCCATGTCCTACACACCCAACATCCCCATGCCCAATGTCCCAACGTCCCCACGTCCTATGCACCCAATGTCCCCAAGCCCTGGTGTCCTTCTGCCCCACGTCCCACTTACCCAACGTCCCACTCGCCCAACGTCCCCAACGCCCTGGTGTCCCACTTACCCAACGTCCCCAACGCCCTGGTGTCCTTCTGCCCCACGTCCCACTTGCCCAACGTCCCCACGCCCAACGTCCCCAACGCCCTGGTGTCCTGCACACCTGATGTCCTCACACTCTCGTGTCCTTCTGCTCCATGTCCTACACACCCAATGTCCCCATACCCAACGTCCCCAACGCCCTGGTGTCCCACTTGCCCAACGTCCCCATACCCATCATCCTGGTGTCCCACTTACTCAACATCCCACTTGCCCAACGTCCCCATGCCCTGGTGTCCCCCATACCCAACATCCCACTTGCCCCACGTCCCACTTGCCCAACGTCCCCATACCCAACGTCCCCAAGCCCTGGTGTACCACTTGCCCAACGTCCCCAAGCCCTGGTGTCCCCCATACCCAACGTCCCACTTGCCCAACGTCTCCATAACCAACGTCCCCAACGCCCTGGTGTCCCACTTGCCCAACGTCCCCAAGTCCTGGTGTCCCCCATACCCAACGTCCCACTTGCCCAACGTCCCCATACCCAACGTCCCCAACGCCCTGGTGTCCCACTTGCCCAACGTCCCCATGCCCAACGTCCCCAAGCCCTGGTGTCCTTCTGCCCCGTGTCCCACTCGCCCAACTGTCCCCAAGGCCCTGGTGTCCCGCACACCTCACGTCCCCACGCTCTCGTGTCCTTCTGCTCCCCGTccgcccccccccaccacccaaggtcccccccctccccgccacggcgcgtccccgtccccgtctACCTCCGAGGGTGGCGGCGAAGCCCTCGATCTTGCAGGCGGTGGGCCCCAGGGCGAAGTACATCTGGGAGAAGCTGTAGAAGGCGGTGGTGGAGCCGACGCAGATGACCAACAGGTTGGAGACGGCCAGGTTGACCAGGATGTAGTTGAGGTGGGAGCGCAACTTCTTGTACTTGGCGGTGCAGAAGATGGTGAGGGCGTTGATGGGCACCCCCAGGGCGATCAGCATGAACATGAAGGCCGACATCCCCATGAAgaccccggggctgcccaggtgGGTCTGGGGCACCAGGAAGGGGCTCAGCGCCGTCAGGTTGGAGGTGTCCAGCGCCATGGGGATGTAGAAGTCCTCCGGGAGTTCCTCCCGGCCCTCCCGCGACTTCTGCATGGCggcggggacggacggacgggcgggcgggcggacgcgGAGGGGTGCGGGCCAGGGGGGCAGCCGGCGGGACCCTTTATAGGGAGGGGGGCGGATGGGGccggaccccccccagccccctaaTCGGGGCTAACGCCGCAAAGCGCGGCTGAGCTCGGCTTATCCGACGGGCGGGCGCTGGCCAAGCCGGGCTTACCCACCCGTCAAGCCGCTTTTGGGGCGACTAATCGCCCCCGAGCCCTGATTAGCGGGTTGGGGGGATCAGGGGGTatcagaccccccccccaaaggcttAACTAGCTCCTGCCGCAGAGGGCGGggccccccccgggaccctctgCGCCCCCAAACCGCCCCTGCGGGCAGCCAGCACCCTGAAACCCCTCCTGGGTGCCCTGCTTCTGCTCACACCCCCAAACTTCACCCCAAAACTCTCCTGAGACCACCCCGTGCCCCCAGACTACCTTGATTCCTACCTGCACcccaaccaccaccccccccagaccaccctccacccccaaacTGCCCTGACTCCTACCTGCACCCCAAAACTGCATCGCTGGTACTCTGCACCCCAACCCCCCTCACCAGCCCTTCCTGCACCCCCAAACCTCCCTGACTCCtacctgcaccccaaaacccccccgaGACCACCCGGTACCCCCAAACTGTCCTAAACCCtacctgcaccccaaaaccccaccacagcccctcactcccaccctgcaccccaaaacccctcctGAGGGCCCActcccaccctgcacccccaaagCTCCCTGACTCCTTCCCGCACCCTAAATGCCTCCcgagccccccagcaccctgctgacaccccccccccccccagtgggtgCTGGGGTCCCTGCTGACCCCCCGGGTCATCCTGCTACCGCTGTGGGTTCCTGGGGACAGTGGGGGGTCATGGCCCCCTctgaggggtgcagggggactACATGTCCCAGCATGCCTTGCGGCAGGGGGGGgcaacaccgcccccccccccccccccagcatccaggGGTGTCAGGGGTGAGCATCCCCTTAATCCCGGCAGGGTGTTAACGAGGCCGATCACCTCGGCCAGGGATTAGGGCTAAATCGGGACCGGAGCTGACACGATTACGGCCCCGctctggggggtggtggggagcccCCCGctatgggggtgggggtggggggggggaaccccaggCAGGGGACGGTCGGACAGACGGACCCACGGGCACAGCGGTGCCATGGGGAGAACCACTCGCCCCCTCGGGTCGTCCCGTTTTGGCaccgggctgggggctgccccatgGTGGGGGGCCGGGGAGCGGATTAGCGCTCAAGCCCCACTCATCCCCTGCTGCTGtgacggggcagggggggggtccccacggcccccgctcccctccctgggctgtaGTGCCCATAGTGAGAGCCGTGGGGGTGGCCAGGGTGGCCCTGCGTGGTGCCCATATGGTGGGGGGGAGgctgtgggaccccccccccaccaggcaGGCAGGGGCTTGGGAGACTTACCCAGGGCCGTGGGTCAGGGCGGGTGGGCAAGGTGCCCCGAGCAGGCGGCTGcggggggacgtggggggcaACTGGGGTGGCTAccatggtgtgtgtgtgtgtgggccCTCCTGGGGGGGTGTCAGACAGCTGGGGTACCTGGCAGGTGGTTGGGGTCCCCCCTAAGGCACCCTGGGGTCCCCTGAGTTACCAAGGGGGGCTGCTGAGGTACTTGGGGGTCCCTTGAagtacccgggggggggggtgtgtgtgctgcTAGGGTACCTGCGGTACCCAGGGGTCCCTTGAAGTACCTGCGGGGGGTTGCTGAGGTATCGGGGGGGTGTTTGAGGTACCCGTGGTGAGGGGCAGTTGGGGTCCCCCGAGGAGAAGATGAGGTACCGGGGGGGGTCCCTTAAAGTACCTGGGGGAGCCCTGCTGAGGTACTGGGGGGCAGCTGAAGTCccctgaggagctgctgaggtCCCTTAAAGTGCCCGGGGGGGTCCTACTgaggcaccgggggggggggggggggcagctgaaGTACCTGAGGGGCGGCTGGGGTCCCCGGAGGAGAAGCTGAGGTACCGGGGGTCCCTTAAAGTGCCTGGGGGAGCCCTGTTGAGGTACCGGGGGGCAGCTGAAGTACCTGAGGGGCAGTTGGGGTCCCCTGAGAAGAAGCTGAGGTACCCGGGGGTCCCTTAaagtgcccgggggggggggtgtcctgctgAGGTACCGGGGGGCAGCTGAGGTACCTGAGGGGCAGCTGGCGTCCCCCGAGGAACCGCTGAGGTACCCGGGGGCGGTCAGGAGTCCCCTAAGGCCCCCCCGAGGTgcccggggtgtgtgtgtgggggtagGGGTCCCCTGAAGCActtgtggggggaggggggaatatcAGAGTCGGGGCACCTGAGGGGGAACGAGCTGAGGCACCGCCGTGAGGTACCGGGGGTGTCTGCGCGTCCCCCCGCCCGGCGGGGCTGAGGgagggcgcggggcggggccggcgacCGTTAACGGCCGTTGGATTTCAAACCCCTCACAGCCCGGAggaaaagcgggggggggggggggggggggggggggggagggggaggaggcgggaGAGCGATGGTTTCCCGCCCCCTTTGGGGGCCGTGACGAGCGTCACCAGCGACCAATGAGAACCCGGCGTCCCGGCGCGGGCCCAACGGGCGCCCGCGCGCGCTCCGGCGGCCCCGCCCCCACCGCGACGCCCTTACTGACAGCCCTTCCCGCCAATTCCAACGGTCGCCGCCAGCCCAACGGCTCCTCCTCCGGGGGGGAAAACCGCCGACCAATCACCAACGACTTCTCTCCTTGAGCGACGGGCCGGCCCGCCAATGGGctggcgggcggggcggggcgcgggccgCTCCGCGTTTCCTCTCCGGCTCGGTTTGGGCCACCCggccccccccctttcccccccccctcctcgcgcgctccctccctctccccccccccccgcttcagcgtcccccccccctttctctctccccccccccctccccccccctccccccccccccgctcccgccgcgggttggtgttttttttttttttttttttttttttttttttttttttttttttccctcccctctcccttcagCTGCGAAGAAAATGGCGGCGGCGCCGAGCGGAGACGAGGAGAGGCTGTGAGTgaccggcggggcgggcggggcggcggcggggacgggggggggggggaggaggaggaggaggaggaggaggaagaaggagagagagagggagaggggggggggggggggcggcggagactgaggggaggggggggtcccgcCGCTGGTTTTCCCGCGCTGGCGCGaggacgaccccccccccccccccccccccccccccctcaccccccctcaCAGTTTTGCGCGCCTccgaactggggggggggggggggcggttttggggaggggggggtgtacGCTGTGAGTGCGTCACTAACGGccgagggcccccccccccccccccccgctatagGGACCCCCCCCGCTATAGGCACCCCCCCCGACCTGAATGAGCGGCCCCCCCCCCAGAAGGagcaaccccccctccccaaaaaacatggggtgccccccccctcGGGGTGTACCCCGAaaaacagacacccccccccccagtgggtcACAGCGTAGGGACCCTCCCGGTGCGCCCCGCGATGTCCCCCactaaaaaaaacaccaacacaaacaaatgacacccccacccccccccgggctcgTCCCCCAATTAAGTCGAAATCCCGCGCTCGGGCTGCGCCCCCCAAAAAATCGGCCGGACTACCCAGAATTGCCCCCAAGCGCCGCGCTCGCGCTGCGCCCCGAAACGGCCCGAGCGAGCCTGAAATCCGGCGCTCGCGCTGCGCCCCGAAGTACCCCGAAGTACCCCGAAATCCGGCGCTCGCGCTGCGCCTCAGGATACCCCGAAGTACCCCGAAATCCGGCGCTCGCGCTGCGCCCCGAAGTACGTCCCGATGAACCCAAAATACGGCTCTCGTGCTGCGCCCCAAAGTCCCCCGAATTAACCTGAAATACTGCACTCGCACTGCGCCTTGGAATACCCCAAATTACCCCGAAATACGGCACTCGTGCTGCGCCCCAAAGTACCCCGAATTACCCCGAAATGCGGCGCTCGTGCTGCGACTCGGAATACCCCAAATTACCTCGAAATGTGGCACTCGTGCTGTGCCCCAAAGTACCCCGAATTAACCCAAAACGAGGCACTCGCACTGCACCTCGGAATACCCCAAATTACCCCGAAATACGGCACTCGTGCTGCGCCCCAAAGTACCCCGAATTACCCCAAAATGCGGCGCTCGTGCTGCGACTCGGAATACCCCAAATTACCCCGAAATGTGGCACTTGTGCTGTGCCCCACAGTACCCCGAATTAAGCCGAAACGAGGCGCTCGTGCTGCGCCTCGAAGTACCCCAAATTATCCCAAAACGTGGTGCTCGCACTGCGCCTCAGAATACCCTGAATTCCCCCAAAATACGGCGCTCGTGCTGCGCCTCGGAATACCCCGAATTACCCCAAAATGTGGCGCTCGTGCTGCGCCCCGAAGTAGCCCGGATTAACCCGAAATACGGCACTCGTGCTGCACCCCAAAGTACCCCGAAATACGGCACGCGTGCTGCACCTCGAAGTGCCCCAAATTACCCCAAAATACAGCGCTCACGCTGCACCTCAGAATACCCCAAATTACCCCGAAATACGGTGCTCGTGCTGTGCCTCAAAATACCCCCAAATTACCCTGAAACACGGCACTTGTGCTGTGCCCCAAAGTAGCCCGATTTACCCCGAAATACGGCGCTCGTGCTGCGCCTCGAAGTACCCCAAATTACCCCAAAACGTGGCGCTCGTGCTGCACCTCAGAATACCCCAATTTACCCCGAAATACAACGCTCGTGCTGCGTCTCAAAATACCCCAAATTACCCCAAAATACAGTGCTCATGCTGTGCCTCGAAATACCCCAAATTACCCCAAAATACGGCACTCATGCTGCGCCCCAAAATACCCGGAATTACCCCGAACACGGCGCTCACGCCGCGCCCGGGATTACCCCAAAGGACGGCGCTCACGCTGCGGCCCAAAATACCCCGAATTAGCCCAAAACACGGCGCTCGCGCCAACCCCTCGGCGTGCTCCGAAAtaccccaaaatcccccaaagCGCGGTGCTCACGCCACGCTCCGAAACACCCCAAATTACCCCAAAACGCGCCACTCGGCCCCGTCCGCCGTCGAGCCCGGGCACCGCGCCCTCGTGCCGATCTCGCCGTCAGCGCCCGCGCCGACCCCCGCGGCCTCCTCCGAACCGCCGGCACCCCGAGACGCCGGCGAGCGCGCCGGCCCCTCCAAGGCGGGTGGGTGACGCCGTGCCGACGCCGGGTCCCGCCGACGCCGACCCCCTTCGCCGCCCGCCGGAACGCCGCGCTCCGTCAGCAGCGTCCCCGCTTGCGCCGACCTCCTCCTCGCCGGTGCCGTCGCCCGCCGCGGCGCTCTCGCCGCCTCCCGCCACACCGCGCTCGCCGTGACCCCGTCGACGCGGCGAGGAGCGTCGTTGCCGTCCCG is drawn from Accipiter gentilis chromosome 38, bAccGen1.1, whole genome shotgun sequence and contains these coding sequences:
- the LOC126035214 gene encoding blue-sensitive opsin; the encoded protein is MQKSREGREELPEDFYIPMALDTSNLTALSPFLVPQTHLGSPGVFMGMSAFMFMLIALGVPINALTIFCTAKYKKLRSHLNYILVNLAVSNLLVICVGSTTAFYSFSQMYFALGPTACKIEGFAATLGGMVSLWSLAVVAFERFLVICKPLGNFTFRGSHAVLGCAATWIFGLVASVPPLFGWSRYIPEGLQCSCGPDWYTSNNKWNNESYVIFLFCFCFGVPLAIIIFSYGRLLLTLRAVAKQQEQSATTQKAEREVTKMVVVMVLGFLICWAPYSAFALWVVTHRGQPFDVGLASIPSVFSKASTVYNPVIYVFMNKQFRSCMLKLVFCGKSPFGDEDDVSGSSQATQVSSVSSSQVSPA